Proteins from a genomic interval of Pseudoalteromonas sp. MEBiC 03607:
- a CDS encoding AAA family ATPase, giving the protein MFLCPSNTGAASKRGSVERVFAWSGYKIDEAIKERYLSDNALTGVGSSGTAYNTMRWRELVYLIRFTESFLKLDKPEKKELLNNHIKFAQWLEQVPDNENRQLRHMLLFLFFPDFNERIFGNTDRCSILVTLAGLTKPQYNKMKCSERDAALLKLRKKFEQEFGTTELDYYIEPLKSKWKNTELNTVTNVQEPKEGYTVEKTINNTTSSLNQILYGPPGTGKTYNTINKALEIVDPDFLAQHKNDRTKVKDRFDELMEKNRIGFVTFHQSFSYEDFVEGLKANSNEAQQISYEIEDGIFKRMCDAGNAHTVISQQKRPVDITGRKVWKMSLGDTLSDDAYIYQQCIENNYVLLGYGGNIDFSSSKDRKSVVSTYNNYGINIENESNDYRVTSVHSFKNVMAIGDLIIVSDGNRKFRAIAEIIGEYEYAPSAIDDESYSQKREVIWHRVYEPSLPADELFTKNLSQMTLYRLREPVLIRDKLIELLSGDDLNSDSIPSLSVGSKVSTYMVEGITSEIIRLRKPNGALLPMPRVIVDELVHLVKQGKTSISDIRSKKVFDWNSSTEMEKYIVNGYPNVLAPLVEAIVNHGIKNKVFNNSEKRVLIIDEINRGNISNIFGELITLIEPSKRAGGSESLSVKLPYSKEPLSVPSNLHIIGTMNTADKSLAQVDIALRRRFEFVEMMPNHELLNHLEVDGIEIAKLLETINQRIELLYDREHTIGHSFFLPLKDEPTIERLAKIFELEILPLLEEYFFEDWERVGQVLGDHLKTDTSLKFIEEKFTDTSIANLMGAEWQQEGIIPYKRNVAALNNPEAYIGVYEAL; this is encoded by the coding sequence ATGTTTTTATGCCCAAGTAATACAGGTGCAGCATCAAAGCGCGGGAGTGTTGAGCGTGTATTTGCTTGGAGTGGCTACAAAATAGACGAAGCCATAAAAGAGCGTTATTTATCTGACAATGCGCTTACAGGTGTTGGTAGCTCAGGTACGGCCTACAATACAATGCGTTGGCGCGAGTTAGTGTATTTAATTCGTTTTACAGAGTCGTTTTTAAAGCTGGATAAACCTGAAAAAAAAGAACTATTAAATAACCACATTAAATTTGCCCAGTGGTTAGAACAAGTTCCTGATAATGAAAACCGCCAACTCCGTCATATGCTGTTGTTTTTATTCTTCCCTGATTTTAATGAACGCATATTTGGTAATACCGATAGATGCTCAATACTAGTCACTCTAGCTGGCCTTACTAAACCCCAATACAACAAAATGAAGTGCAGTGAAAGAGATGCTGCGCTTTTAAAGCTGCGTAAAAAATTTGAACAAGAGTTTGGCACAACAGAGCTCGATTACTATATTGAGCCGTTAAAAAGTAAATGGAAGAATACAGAATTAAACACTGTTACAAATGTGCAAGAACCTAAAGAGGGCTACACAGTGGAAAAAACAATTAATAATACCACCAGCAGTTTAAACCAAATACTTTATGGGCCACCGGGCACAGGTAAAACCTACAACACAATAAATAAAGCGCTTGAAATAGTAGACCCTGACTTTTTAGCTCAACACAAAAATGACCGCACTAAAGTCAAAGATCGCTTCGATGAGCTTATGGAAAAAAACCGCATAGGCTTTGTTACGTTTCATCAGAGCTTTAGCTATGAAGACTTTGTTGAGGGGTTAAAAGCCAATAGTAACGAAGCCCAGCAGATAAGCTATGAAATTGAAGATGGTATTTTTAAGCGAATGTGTGATGCTGGCAATGCTCATACAGTTATATCTCAGCAAAAGCGCCCCGTAGATATAACAGGACGTAAAGTTTGGAAAATGTCTTTAGGTGATACGTTGAGTGATGATGCATACATATATCAGCAATGTATTGAGAATAATTATGTTTTATTAGGCTATGGCGGCAATATTGACTTTAGTTCTTCAAAAGACAGGAAGTCGGTTGTAAGTACATATAATAATTACGGTATTAATATAGAAAATGAAAGTAACGATTACAGAGTTACTTCTGTTCACAGTTTTAAGAATGTCATGGCGATTGGTGATCTGATTATAGTCTCAGATGGAAACCGTAAGTTTAGAGCAATAGCAGAAATTATAGGCGAATATGAATACGCCCCTTCAGCAATTGATGATGAAAGTTACTCTCAAAAAAGGGAAGTGATTTGGCATCGAGTCTATGAGCCTTCGTTACCAGCTGATGAATTATTTACTAAGAATTTATCTCAGATGACTTTGTATAGATTACGAGAGCCTGTGCTTATAAGAGACAAACTTATAGAGCTACTTTCTGGTGATGATTTAAATAGTGACTCTATTCCTTCACTGTCAGTGGGATCTAAAGTTTCAACTTATATGGTTGAAGGTATAACAAGCGAGATTATTAGATTGAGAAAGCCTAATGGTGCTCTGCTTCCAATGCCGCGAGTTATTGTCGATGAACTTGTGCATTTAGTTAAACAAGGAAAAACTTCTATCAGCGATATCCGTTCTAAAAAAGTGTTCGACTGGAACAGTAGTACTGAAATGGAAAAATATATTGTTAACGGATATCCAAATGTACTTGCACCATTAGTTGAAGCAATTGTAAATCATGGTATTAAAAATAAAGTGTTTAACAACTCAGAAAAACGAGTGTTGATTATTGATGAGATTAACCGAGGTAATATCTCTAACATTTTTGGTGAATTGATTACATTAATCGAACCTAGCAAGCGTGCTGGTGGCTCCGAGTCATTATCGGTGAAGTTGCCTTATTCAAAAGAGCCTTTATCAGTTCCTTCAAATTTACATATTATTGGCACTATGAACACGGCTGATAAATCTTTGGCGCAGGTTGATATTGCATTACGCCGCCGTTTTGAATTTGTGGAGATGATGCCGAATCATGAATTACTCAATCATCTTGAAGTCGATGGAATTGAAATAGCAAAATTGCTAGAAACCATTAACCAGCGAATAGAGCTTTTATATGATCGTGAACATACCATTGGGCATAGTTTCTTTTTACCTTTAAAAGATGAGCCAACAATTGAGCGATTAGCAAAAATATTTGAGCTAGAAATCCTTCCTTTACTTGAAGAATACTTTTTTGAGGACTGGGAACGCGTAGGCCAAGTATTAGGTGACCACTTAAAAACAGATACAAGCTTGAAATTTATAGAAGAAAAGTTTACCGACACTTCTATTGCTAACCTCATGGGGGCTGAATGGCAGCAGGAGGGGATAATACCTTATAAGCGTAATGTTGCGGCGTTAAATAATCCTGAAGCGTATATAGGTGTTTATGAAGCGCTCTAA
- a CDS encoding McrC family protein, whose protein sequence is MKRSKLNDVIVREYALLTNGGVDSSIDCHSIPKSAFEWLLVNGVSQSEKQRELIKVKRHGKAVALQVVNFVGVLETPCKTRIEILPKISTHDSCPYNSRKILMKMLASVEKLKLQEFQQSHLEVLKQPLYELLISHFLNAVSKLVKQGIRNKYQRVEREATYLKGQLLVAKQLRQRPGRNHHFHVSHDVFTSNRAENRLIHSSLKLVLKWSRSSANQRLARELLFVFNEIDESKNISNDFRSWKTDRSIAHYRPLKPWCELILSYKSPIAMIGNHKGISFLFPMEKLFERYVANQLAKQLPSAFRLKEQPSTFGLVEHKGDEWFRLEPDIVIYDKIKTVTVIDTKWKRLNESLGNATDKYNLNQSDIYQLFSYGEKYLQGNGELYLVYPKYDGFKSPLGDFHYHKNLKLKVVPYDLESDSCSIDFTRYSFENVTAGSI, encoded by the coding sequence ATGAAGCGCTCTAAACTCAATGATGTAATTGTTAGAGAGTATGCGCTTTTGACTAATGGTGGTGTTGATAGCAGTATTGATTGCCATTCAATTCCCAAGAGTGCTTTTGAGTGGCTGTTAGTTAATGGTGTTAGCCAGAGTGAAAAGCAGCGTGAATTAATTAAAGTAAAACGACATGGTAAAGCGGTTGCATTACAAGTTGTGAACTTTGTTGGTGTACTCGAAACTCCTTGCAAAACCCGAATTGAAATTTTGCCTAAAATATCTACTCATGACAGCTGCCCTTATAACTCGCGCAAAATATTAATGAAGATGCTAGCGAGTGTTGAAAAATTAAAATTACAAGAGTTTCAACAATCGCATTTAGAAGTGTTGAAACAGCCGCTGTATGAGTTGCTAATTAGTCATTTTTTGAATGCAGTATCTAAATTAGTAAAACAAGGTATACGCAATAAATACCAACGAGTTGAGCGAGAAGCGACTTATTTAAAGGGGCAGTTGCTAGTAGCAAAACAACTTCGGCAACGACCGGGACGTAATCATCACTTTCATGTTTCTCATGATGTTTTCACATCCAATAGAGCTGAGAACAGGTTAATACACTCATCCTTAAAGTTAGTTTTAAAGTGGTCAAGATCTAGCGCTAATCAGCGCTTAGCGAGAGAGCTATTGTTTGTATTCAATGAGATTGATGAATCAAAAAATATATCAAACGATTTTAGAAGTTGGAAGACTGACCGAAGTATTGCGCACTATCGCCCACTTAAACCATGGTGTGAGTTAATTCTTAGTTATAAATCACCCATAGCCATGATTGGTAATCACAAAGGAATTTCTTTTCTATTCCCAATGGAGAAATTATTTGAGCGTTATGTAGCTAACCAGTTAGCTAAACAACTACCATCAGCTTTTCGTTTGAAAGAGCAGCCTTCTACTTTCGGTTTGGTTGAGCATAAAGGTGATGAATGGTTTAGGTTAGAGCCTGATATTGTTATCTACGATAAAATCAAAACAGTGACTGTGATAGATACAAAATGGAAACGTTTAAATGAGTCGCTGGGGAATGCTACTGATAAATATAATCTAAACCAATCTGACATTTACCAGTTATTCTCATATGGTGAAAAATACTTGCAGGGCAATGGTGAGCTTTATTTGGTTTATCCTAAGTATGATGGTTTCAAATCTCCTTTAGGTGACTTCCATTATCATAAAAACTTAAAGCTTAAAGTTGTGCCATATGACTTAGAGAGTGATAGTTGTTCTATTGATTTTACTCGTTATAGTTTTGAAAATGTTACCGCTGGTAGCATTTAA
- a CDS encoding HGGxSTG domain-containing protein, which produces MTRYNLENLPLCGAKTRSGSPCKRKGNKRNGRCKLHGGRSTGAKTIEGKLAIKTNALKDGYTWYLTKEVDENLLAQSQQSFIELCELVNHEVVNLDDFNKLIEESRVALESFKYRILEFYGADGFIIVQSALDSYYKNDDSKHLSSHKYTITTNGPYFHQPMSEAEKKFVHVKKGFKFSF; this is translated from the coding sequence ATGACTAGATATAACCTTGAAAACCTTCCTTTGTGCGGTGCGAAAACTCGTAGTGGTTCACCTTGCAAGCGTAAAGGCAACAAACGAAATGGTAGATGCAAACTTCATGGCGGACGCTCTACAGGGGCTAAAACAATTGAAGGCAAGTTAGCTATTAAAACTAACGCTTTAAAAGATGGATATACTTGGTACCTCACTAAAGAAGTTGACGAGAATTTATTAGCACAATCACAGCAAAGTTTTATTGAACTGTGTGAACTTGTAAATCACGAGGTGGTTAATTTAGATGATTTCAATAAGCTAATAGAAGAATCCAGAGTAGCTTTGGAGAGTTTTAAATATCGTATTTTAGAATTCTACGGCGCAGATGGTTTCATTATTGTTCAATCAGCACTTGATTCTTACTACAAGAATGATGATTCAAAACATTTATCTTCCCATAAATACACAATTACTACTAATGGGCCTTATTTCCACCAGCCTATGAGCGAAGCTGAAAAGAAGTTTGTTCATGTAAAAAAAGGGTTTAAATTTAGCTTCTAA
- a CDS encoding inovirus-type Gp2 protein → MSFSITKNNSYNFQYKNHSYKVYKPKSKKQNNTALNNLFQLVEKMLSHYSKVIVIRIDLKPNKYSADNSKFLKFIKEQKTQLTKAYKCQVTYIATRERNSSEKQHYHLAFLLSGHKAHHSSSITANIKKDWEEQLLGIASYVENPFYMIYRGNKLSIEPAMYRLSYFTKLDTKESNCRARKFIYSKLAYSNPQFESNSNDSLLVNPALTYQKNIKQMRAIKDVAGGLNPSHKTQDKSDHLCYQKPMNRRILISKERSLCSKNSEFYRVNAIKSDHLHSFLTDHSPTTPLTEKANKLKLNDFPLGKAHTPYTLETTNDCGENKPYEPKIYTETDHCS, encoded by the coding sequence ATGTCCTTTTCAATAACAAAAAATAACTCATATAACTTTCAATACAAAAATCATAGTTACAAAGTTTATAAGCCAAAAAGTAAAAAACAAAATAACACTGCTTTAAACAACTTATTTCAATTAGTAGAAAAAATGCTGTCACATTACTCAAAAGTAATTGTTATTAGAATAGACTTAAAACCTAATAAGTACTCAGCTGATAACTCCAAGTTTTTAAAGTTTATTAAAGAACAAAAAACGCAGCTTACTAAAGCATATAAATGCCAAGTTACTTATATTGCAACCAGAGAACGTAACAGCTCTGAAAAACAACACTACCACCTAGCTTTTTTATTAAGTGGTCATAAAGCCCATCATAGCTCCTCAATAACAGCTAACATCAAAAAAGATTGGGAAGAACAGCTGTTAGGGATAGCCTCATATGTCGAGAATCCATTTTATATGATTTACAGAGGTAACAAACTCTCAATTGAGCCAGCTATGTACAGGTTAAGTTACTTCACTAAATTAGATACGAAAGAATCTAATTGTAGGGCGCGTAAGTTTATTTATAGCAAACTAGCCTATTCAAACCCTCAATTTGAAAGTAATTCAAACGACTCTCTATTAGTCAACCCAGCATTAACTTACCAGAAAAATATTAAACAAATGAGAGCCATCAAAGATGTGGCTGGTGGGTTAAATCCTTCACATAAAACTCAAGATAAAAGTGATCACCTTTGTTATCAAAAGCCCATGAACCGAAGAATTTTGATATCAAAAGAGCGATCACTTTGCAGCAAAAATAGTGAGTTTTATAGAGTCAATGCCATTAAAAGCGATCACTTACATAGCTTTTTAACTGATCACAGTCCCACTACACCACTAACAGAAAAGGCTAACAAATTGAAATTAAATGATTTCCCCCTAGGTAAAGCACACACACCGTATACTTTAGAAACAACAAACGACTGCGGGGAAAACAAACCCTATGAACCGAAGATTTATACCGAAACCGATCACTGTAGCTAG
- a CDS encoding helix-turn-helix domain-containing protein — translation MSDKKLPDIAMYIDNARLIKKPELQKLLNVSRSTLGRWIKSGNFPPPAKIINGRSLWHFHDIDRWISERAHKAG, via the coding sequence ATGAGCGATAAGAAGCTACCTGATATTGCTATGTATATAGATAATGCGCGTCTAATAAAAAAGCCCGAGTTGCAAAAATTACTTAATGTAAGCCGTTCTACTCTTGGAAGGTGGATCAAGTCAGGAAACTTTCCGCCACCAGCAAAAATCATTAATGGTCGCTCTTTATGGCATTTTCACGATATAGATAGATGGATTTCAGAGCGAGCTCATAAAGCAGGTTAA
- a CDS encoding AlpA family phage regulatory protein — protein sequence MNQLITPPTQFTDRLVREAERAKITSVSRTSAWALEKKGLFPKRRKLHADSDRVCWLLSELLDFVKSREVINMERSINER from the coding sequence ATGAACCAACTAATTACACCACCAACACAATTTACTGACCGTTTAGTCAGAGAAGCAGAGAGAGCTAAAATAACGTCTGTATCTCGAACTAGCGCTTGGGCTTTAGAAAAAAAAGGCCTGTTTCCAAAAAGAAGAAAGCTTCATGCCGATAGCGATAGAGTTTGTTGGTTATTAAGTGAGCTCTTAGACTTTGTAAAATCTCGCGAAGTAATAAATATGGAGCGCAGCATCAATGAGCGATAA
- a CDS encoding site-specific integrase, whose amino-acid sequence MNVKEIKANIKNCATLRFNVGDGLYIKPNKSKNGGAWELRYTINGNRRFMTLSGLGFPEKSLAEAKAEAAIIKHQIKNGIDPLAERARQSEVEIITMNDLFNDWYKEKSKKLENPNIPFRQYIRGVKPYIGNLRVEDVKATDIRKIIQIINDDGRPSISNKTLYLFKHLFEHANKLDITQRNPASAFKESDAGGPTKSRDRALSFQEIEITLNVLRGNLGIFTYDNYLLIILLIIFGNRKTELTKAKWSEFDFSKNVWDLGIRNKKKSDIKIPLPKEVMPIFKEIKERSCGSEYLFPARKKSNSGHISDDTLNHALGKMFGSKVSKKQYPNLLGAEGVKHFTLHDLRRTCRSLLAELGYEGNKVTRYLNHSIKGVAGIYNRYDYLEERREIASTLAQRILPLAKINLISEEK is encoded by the coding sequence ATGAACGTTAAAGAAATAAAAGCAAATATAAAAAATTGCGCAACTCTCAGGTTTAATGTCGGTGATGGGTTATATATAAAACCAAACAAATCAAAAAATGGGGGCGCTTGGGAACTTCGCTATACAATAAATGGTAACCGCCGATTTATGACACTTTCAGGGTTAGGCTTTCCTGAGAAATCACTTGCCGAGGCAAAAGCTGAAGCAGCCATCATAAAACATCAAATAAAGAATGGCATCGATCCTTTAGCAGAAAGAGCTCGTCAAAGCGAAGTAGAAATCATCACTATGAATGATTTGTTCAATGATTGGTATAAAGAAAAAAGCAAAAAACTTGAAAACCCAAATATACCTTTTCGCCAATACATTAGAGGAGTTAAGCCTTATATAGGCAATCTAAGAGTAGAAGATGTAAAGGCAACAGATATCCGAAAAATTATTCAAATAATAAATGATGACGGCCGCCCTTCTATTTCTAATAAAACACTTTACCTTTTTAAGCATCTTTTTGAGCATGCTAATAAACTAGACATTACACAGAGAAATCCAGCATCAGCATTCAAAGAGTCAGATGCTGGAGGCCCTACTAAAAGTCGAGACAGAGCTTTAAGTTTCCAAGAAATTGAAATCACATTAAACGTCTTAAGAGGTAACTTAGGTATATTCACTTATGATAACTATTTACTGATTATATTACTTATCATTTTTGGAAATAGAAAAACCGAGTTAACTAAAGCAAAGTGGAGCGAGTTCGACTTTAGCAAAAATGTCTGGGATTTAGGTATAAGAAATAAAAAAAAATCAGATATAAAAATCCCATTACCTAAAGAAGTAATGCCAATATTTAAAGAAATAAAAGAAAGGTCCTGCGGATCTGAGTACTTATTTCCTGCTAGGAAAAAAAGTAACAGTGGACATATAAGTGACGATACTTTGAATCACGCGTTAGGGAAAATGTTCGGAAGTAAAGTTAGCAAAAAACAATATCCAAATTTACTCGGTGCAGAAGGAGTAAAACACTTTACCCTTCATGATTTAAGAAGAACATGTCGAAGCTTGTTGGCTGAGCTTGGGTATGAGGGCAACAAAGTAACTAGATACCTCAATCACAGTATTAAGGGGGTTGCCGGAATTTATAACCGATATGATTACCTCGAAGAACGGAGAGAAATTGCTAGTACACTAGCTCAAAGAATACTTCCCTTAGCAAAAATCAACTTAATATCTGAGGAGAAGTAA
- a CDS encoding YicC/YloC family endoribonuclease, with product MIHSMTAYARREIKGEWGTGTWEIRSVNQRYLETFIRAPEQFRGMEPVIRERLRKHLQRGKVEVFLKFAANPAHVGELTINESLAEQLIKSAQWVQQQSNGDINPVDILRWPGVMEAEELDMDSVNTALITGFDKVIEDFKQARGDEGANLQEMITTRLDAILEQVAIVEGHLPEIAKWQREKLNQKLEELKTDIDESRLEQELIYLAQKQDVAEELDRLKSHVKETKKIIVKGGACGRRLDFMMQEFNREANTLASKSINSDITNAAVELKVLIEQMREQIQNIE from the coding sequence ATGATCCACAGCATGACAGCTTATGCGCGTCGCGAAATTAAAGGCGAATGGGGCACTGGCACTTGGGAAATTCGTTCAGTTAACCAACGTTACCTTGAGACTTTTATCCGCGCACCTGAGCAATTTCGTGGCATGGAACCTGTTATTCGTGAGCGTTTACGTAAACACTTACAACGCGGTAAAGTTGAAGTTTTCTTAAAGTTTGCTGCAAATCCAGCTCATGTTGGTGAGTTAACGATTAACGAATCACTGGCTGAGCAGCTAATTAAAAGCGCACAATGGGTGCAACAACAGAGTAATGGTGACATTAATCCTGTTGATATTTTGCGTTGGCCTGGCGTTATGGAAGCCGAAGAGCTCGATATGGATAGCGTTAATACAGCGCTGATTACAGGTTTTGACAAAGTAATTGAAGACTTCAAACAAGCTCGCGGTGATGAAGGTGCAAACCTACAAGAAATGATCACTACTCGCCTTGATGCAATTTTAGAGCAAGTTGCCATTGTTGAGGGGCACTTACCAGAAATCGCTAAATGGCAACGTGAAAAGCTAAATCAAAAACTTGAAGAATTGAAAACAGACATTGATGAATCACGTCTTGAGCAAGAACTTATTTACCTAGCGCAAAAGCAAGATGTAGCTGAAGAGCTAGATCGCTTAAAGTCGCATGTTAAAGAAACAAAGAAAATTATAGTGAAAGGTGGTGCATGTGGCCGACGCTTAGATTTTATGATGCAAGAGTTTAACCGAGAAGCAAACACATTAGCATCGAAGTCTATCAACAGTGACATCACCAATGCAGCGGTAGAATTAAAAGTGTTAATTGAGCAAATGCGCGAACAAATTCAGAACATTGAATAA
- the rph gene encoding ribonuclease PH, whose amino-acid sequence MRPSERTPNQIRPVTFTRNYTMHAEGSVLVEFGNTKVLCTATVEAGVPRFMKGQGKGWVTAEYGMLPRSTHTRNGREASRGKQGGRTMEIQRLIARALRAAVDLKALGENTITIDCDVIQADGGTRTASISGACVALVDALTYMRSKGMINSNPLKHMIAAISVGVYKGQPITDLEYLEDSEAETDMNVILTETGKIIEIQGTAEGEPFSFDELDELLTLAKHSIREIIDVQKQALA is encoded by the coding sequence ATGCGTCCAAGCGAAAGAACACCTAATCAAATTAGACCGGTTACATTTACACGTAATTACACTATGCATGCTGAAGGCTCAGTATTAGTAGAGTTTGGAAACACTAAAGTTTTGTGTACAGCAACTGTTGAAGCTGGTGTACCACGCTTTATGAAAGGCCAAGGTAAAGGTTGGGTTACGGCTGAATACGGTATGTTACCTCGTTCAACACATACTCGTAATGGTCGTGAAGCGTCGCGCGGTAAGCAGGGCGGTCGTACAATGGAAATTCAACGCTTAATTGCACGTGCACTTCGTGCTGCAGTTGATTTAAAAGCGTTAGGTGAAAACACCATTACTATCGATTGTGATGTAATTCAAGCTGATGGCGGTACACGTACAGCATCTATTAGTGGTGCGTGCGTTGCGTTAGTTGATGCACTCACTTACATGCGTAGTAAAGGTATGATCAATTCAAACCCACTTAAGCATATGATTGCTGCAATCTCAGTCGGTGTATATAAAGGCCAACCAATCACAGATCTTGAGTACCTAGAAGATTCTGAAGCTGAAACAGATATGAACGTGATTTTGACGGAAACAGGCAAAATCATCGAAATCCAAGGTACAGCTGAAGGTGAACCTTTCTCATTCGACGAACTAGATGAGCTACTTACATTAGCTAAGCACTCAATTCGTGAAATTATCGACGTTCAAAAGCAAGCATTAGCTTAA
- the pyrE gene encoding orotate phosphoribosyltransferase, producing MKDYQKEFIEFALEKQVLKFGEFTLKSGRTSPYFFNAGLFNTGRDLARLGRFYAAALEDAGIEYDVLFGPAYKGIPIATTTAVALADHHDKDVPYCFNRKEKKAHGEGGTLVGSELKGKIMLVDDVITAGTAIRESMEIIADNGADLSGVLIALDRQEKGKAELSAIQEVERDFGTKVISIVKLADLISYLEAKGTMDEHLAAVKAYRDQYGIA from the coding sequence ATGAAAGATTATCAAAAAGAGTTTATTGAATTCGCACTTGAAAAGCAGGTGCTTAAATTTGGTGAGTTTACTTTAAAGTCTGGCCGTACTAGCCCTTATTTCTTTAACGCTGGTTTATTTAATACTGGTCGTGACCTTGCACGTTTAGGCCGCTTTTATGCAGCTGCACTTGAAGATGCTGGCATTGAATACGATGTATTATTTGGCCCTGCTTATAAAGGTATTCCAATTGCAACGACTACTGCGGTTGCTTTAGCTGATCACCACGACAAAGATGTGCCTTACTGTTTTAACCGTAAAGAGAAAAAAGCACACGGTGAAGGTGGTACATTAGTAGGTTCTGAACTTAAAGGGAAGATCATGTTAGTCGATGACGTGATCACTGCGGGTACAGCGATTCGTGAATCGATGGAAATCATTGCAGATAATGGTGCAGACTTAAGTGGCGTTTTAATTGCTCTTGACCGCCAAGAGAAAGGCAAAGCTGAGTTATCGGCTATTCAAGAAGTCGAGCGTGACTTTGGCACTAAAGTTATCTCGATTGTAAAACTAGCTGACTTAATTAGTTACCTAGAAGCGAAAGGTACAATGGATGAGCATTTAGCGGCTGTAAAAGCATACCGTGATCAATACGGCATTGCATAA
- a CDS encoding IS3 family transposase (programmed frameshift), with translation MKVKSQRRYSLEFKIKVVQESLDTTDTVKMVANKYGIHPDMLSSWRSHMTSKKKTAKPLKNQGPDKSYTDLERQIRKLEKQLEDAQLENDVFKKGEGLLRQPKRIRFEYIHKVTDAKRTVKKLCSWLSVSPAGYYKWLKQLPSTRQKENSSLLKFLKYVSDQEHCIPGYRKLWEAAVAHGFDCSKGRVQRLLQSVGYRSKSGKRRYTSRSKKEGTIKASNLLRRQFNVDAVNTVWVSDITQVRCKDGWQYLCVILDLYSRKVVGWVTSRINNAELVIKTLRKAWSARKPDGSNLLFHSDQGAQYVAKETVKWLTNRGVTVSMSRKGNCWDNACSESFFAQYKKEWIKNLNELSRSEMTTQTYFYIEKYYNSVRRHGTLGYKSPMQYEQVN, from the exons ATGAAAGTAAAGTCACAGCGTAGATATTCCCTCGAATTTAAAATAAAAGTCGTTCAAGAGTCGTTAGACACCACAGATACAGTTAAGATGGTCGCTAATAAGTACGGTATTCATCCTGACATGCTATCAAGTTGGAGAAGTCACATGACCTCGAAAAAGAAAACGGCAAAGCCACTAAAGAACCAAGGCCCTGACAAATCATACACAGATTTAGAACGCCAAATTCGCAAGCTTGAGAAGCAACTCGAAGATGCTCAGTTGGAGAATGACGTTT TTAAAAAAGGCGAAGGTCTACTTCGACAGCCTAAAAGAATAAGGTTCGAATATATCCACAAGGTCACAGACGCCAAACGCACAGTGAAGAAGTTGTGCAGCTGGTTATCTGTGTCGCCGGCTGGATACTATAAATGGTTAAAGCAATTACCTAGCACACGCCAGAAAGAAAACAGTTCGTTACTGAAATTTCTAAAGTATGTCAGCGACCAAGAGCACTGTATTCCTGGTTATAGGAAGCTCTGGGAGGCAGCGGTAGCACATGGTTTTGATTGCAGTAAAGGGCGTGTGCAGAGACTATTACAAAGCGTTGGCTATCGTTCAAAGTCAGGTAAAAGACGCTATACAAGCCGCTCGAAGAAAGAAGGTACAATCAAAGCGAGTAATTTATTACGGCGCCAGTTTAATGTTGATGCAGTAAATACCGTGTGGGTATCAGATATCACACAAGTACGCTGTAAAGATGGTTGGCAGTATTTATGCGTCATCCTTGACTTGTACTCTCGTAAGGTTGTTGGCTGGGTAACAAGCCGTATAAACAACGCCGAGTTAGTTATTAAAACACTGAGGAAAGCATGGTCAGCACGTAAACCTGATGGTTCGAATTTGCTCTTTCATTCAGACCAAGGAGCTCAGTATGTCGCAAAGGAAACAGTGAAGTGGTTAACTAATAGAGGTGTCACAGTGAGTATGTCTAGAAAAGGCAACTGCTGGGATAACGCATGCTCAGAAAGCTTCTTTGCGCAGTATAAAAAGGAGTGGATAAAGAATTTAAATGAACTGAGTCGTAGTGAAATGACAACACAAACGTATTTTTATATTGAAAAATACTACAACTCAGTAAGAAGGCATGGCACCCTAGGGTATAAAAGTCCCATGCAGTACGAACAAGTTAATTAA